TTCCCATCCGCCAACCTCGGGAACGTATAGGGTCATACCACTGGACAGCTGTTCGGCCGCGTAGTCCGGCCCAGGCGGCTGACGGTCGTTCCGGGCCGGACGCCCCGGCCGGCTCGCATATTGCTTCGGCTGAGGTTCGCAAGCGACCGAGGGGCTGATGGGCTGATGGGCTCACGCATGACGACATTGCTGCCCGGCATCATGCGGGCACTTGAGCAGTTTCATGCCACCCGCCCCTGGGACCACAACGCCCACTACCACCGGTGGATCCTGCGCCGGCTCCCGAGACGTTTCAACAGGGCTCTGGACGTCGGATCGGGCAGCGGCGACCTCGCCAGACTGCTGGCCTCACGGGCCCGAGCGGTGCACGGGGTCGACGTCGATGCCTCGATCGTCGATCGCGCGCGGGAGCTCACAGACCCCGCCGCCCCGGTGACCTTCACCGTCGCAGACGCACTGGAGGGGGTGCTGCCGCCCGGCCCCTACGACGTCATCACATGTGTCGCCACCATCCACCACATGCCGTTCAGCGAC
The sequence above is drawn from the Streptomyces griseiscabiei genome and encodes:
- a CDS encoding class I SAM-dependent methyltransferase — protein: MTTLLPGIMRALEQFHATRPWDHNAHYHRWILRRLPRRFNRALDVGSGSGDLARLLASRARAVHGVDVDASIVDRARELTDPAAPVTFTVADALEGVLPPGPYDVITCVATIHHMPFSDALACFRRHLAPGGTLVVVGVYRPRSRSDYLIDAVAIPANIAMAWIKNKGRRTPRPASMTAPTRPATMAFTDIVRDAHQVLPGARLHRRLFWRYTLVWHRHY